The following are encoded in a window of Centroberyx gerrardi isolate f3 chromosome 1, fCenGer3.hap1.cur.20231027, whole genome shotgun sequence genomic DNA:
- the LOC139933085 gene encoding OTU domain-containing protein 7A-like, with translation MTLDMDAVLSDFVRSTGAEPGLARDLLEGQNWDLPAALSDYEQLRQVHTNLPHVFNEGRYYRQPERSPPPHPPHPPHPPTAKVERPAAHRQDDNTQEKRLSRGISHASSAIVSLARSHVASEVSSEQFPVEMPIYTFQLPDLSVYSEDFRSFIERDLIEQATMLALEQAGRLNWWSTMCSSCKKLLPLATTGDGNCLLHAASLGMWGFHDRDLVLRKSLFAMMKSGAEREALKRRWRWQQTQQNKESGLVYTEEEWEREWSELLKLASSEPRTHSSKNSNTAGGVDNSEDPVYESLEEFHVFVLAHVLRRPIVVVADTMLRDSGGEAFAPIPFGGLYLPLEVPPNRCHCSPLVLAYDQAHFSALVSMEQKDQHREQAVIPLTDSEHRLLSLHFATDPGKDWDWSRDDNDNAKLASLILSLEAKLNLLHSYMNVTWIRIPSETRAPLAMPESPTASAGEDVQSLADSMDSDRESVCSNSNVNNGKAAASSSSAASSKDKTQEPKEKTDRQQQRKDKDKTRTDSVANKLGSFSKTLGIKLKKNMGGLGGLVHGKINRSNSGGNGRSMENGESKTKTKKEGKSRKEAGAGGGKEESGQSASTSSSSEKTTSPSPTERLPGMPSPLLERDRGSLLARLVGDKALTEHWKYSTDVKLSLNILRAAMQGERKFIFAGLLLTSHRHQFHEEMISFYLSNAQERFSQEQEQKRKEAEKKPIQAAAAVTANGPTTNTASAKKPDQESASNRETLTSLPQEVCSPAKQLHQSQAAHIPPHLALKMQGRHSPSPHSSPCGRRPLLGSQPSAPVPVSAHYSHTPPIQRSSVIHLREVNVGSPPASFREEPYRPMVGTLKTCATYPQQNRSLSSQSYSPARMSGVRTAMNGGAAAVAEPYSMPGEHKSHTYTNGFNAGDIRDCLEFADADSPPAWSNGTSGGNNADKTKGRGGMYCLQQRRCRRENCSFYGRPETENYCSYCYKEELKCREREGKVHRPA, from the exons ATGACCCTGGACATGGACGCCGTGCTGTCCGACTTCGTCCGCTCCACCGGGGCCGAGCCGGGTCTGGCACGAGACCTGCTGGAAG gtcagaACTGGGACCTGCCGGCGGCCCTCAGTGACTATGAGCAGCTGCGTCAGGTTCACACCAACCTGCCTCACGTCTTCAACGAGGGCCGTTACTACCGGCAACCGGAGCGcagcccccccccacaccccccgcaccccccacacccccccaccGCCAAGGTGGAGCGACCCGCCGCGCACAGACAGGACGACAACACACAAG AGAAGCGTCTGTCCCGGGGAATCTCTCACGCCAGCTCGGCCATCGTGTCTCTGGCCCGCTCCCACGTGGCGAGCGAGGTGAGCAGCGAGCAGTTCCCGGTGGAGATGCCCATCTACACCTTCCAGCTGCCCGACCTCAGCGTCTACAGCGAGGACTTCAGGAGCTTCATCGAGCGAGACCTGATCGAGCAGGCCACCATGCTGGCTCTGGAGCAGGCCG gtcgtCTGAACTGGTGGTCCACCATGTGCTCCAGCTGTAAGAAGCTCCTCCCCCTGGCGACGACCGGAGACGGAAACTGTCTGCTGCACGCCGCGTCGCTGG gcatgtggGGGTTCCATGACAGAGACCTGGTGCTCAGGAAGTCTCTGTTCGCCATGATGaagagcggagcggagcgggaggcgctgaagaggaggtggaggtggcagCAGACCCAGCAGAACAAGGAg tcggGGCTGGTGTacacagaggaggagtgggagagggagtggAGTGAGCTGCTGAAACTGGCATCCAGCGAGCCGAGAACACACAGCAGCAAGAACAGCAACACTGCAGgagg ggtggATAACTCGGAGGACCCGGTGTATGAAAGCCTGGAGGAGTTCCACGTGTTCGTCCTCGCTCACGTCCTGCGGCGGCCCATCGTGGTCGTGGCCGACACCATGCTGAGAGACTCAGGGGGGGagg ccttcGCTCCCATCCCGTTCGGAGGTCTGTATCTTCCTCTGGAGGTTCCTCCTAACCGCTGCCACTGCTCTCCTCTGGTTCTGGCCTACGATCAGGCTCACTTCTCCGCCCTCGTCTCCATGGAGCAGAAGGACCAGCACAGAGAGCAAG CTGTGATCCCGCTCACCGACTCTGAACACAGACTGCTGTCGCTGCATTTCGCCACCGATCCTGGAAAAGACTGGGACTGGAGCAGAGACGACAACGACAACGCCAAGCTGGCCag CTTAATCCTGTCTCTGGAAGCCAAGCTCAACCTCCTGCACAGCTACATGAATGTAACGTGGATTCGAATACCATCAGAAACAAGG GCTCCCCTGGCCATGCCGGAGTCTCCCACGGCCTCGGCGGGAGAGGACGTCCAGTCTCTGGCCGACTCCATGGACTCCGACCGCGAATCCGTGTGCAGCAACTCCAACGTCAACAACGGCAAAGCtgcggcctcctcctcctccgccgcctcctccaAGGACAAGACCCAGGAGCCCAAGGAGAAGACGGAccggcagcagcagaggaaggacAAGGACAAAACCAGGACGGACTCGGTGGCCAACAAACTGGGCAGCTTCAGCAAGACGCTGGGCATCAAACTGAAGAAGAACATGGGCGGTCTGGGAGGGCTGGTGCACGGCAAGATCAACCGCTCCAACTCGGGCGGGAACGGGCGGAGCATGGAAAACGGAGAGAGCAAGACGAAGACCAAGAAGGAGGGGAAGTCGAGGAAGGAAGCGGGAgcgggaggagggaaggaggagtcGGGACAGTCGGccagcacctcctcctcctccgagaAAACCACCAGCCCCTCGCCGACGGAGCGGCTGCCGGGGATGCCGTCCCCCCTGCTGGAGCGGGACAGAGGCAGCCTGCTGGCCCGGCTGGTGGGGGACAAGGCCCTGACGGAGCACTGGAAGTACAGCACCGACGTCAAGCTGAGCCTCAACATCCTGCGAGCCGCCATGCAGGGGGAGCGCAAGTTCATCTTCGCCGGGCTTCTCCTGACCAGCCACCGCCACCAGTTCCACGAGGAGATGATCAGTTTCTACCTGAGCAACGCCCAGGAGCGCTTCAgccaggagcaggagcagaagaggaaggaggcggAGAAGAAGCCGATACAGGCGGCGGCGGCCGTCACCGCCAACGGGCCGACGACGAACACGGCGTCCGCCAAGAAGCCCGACCAAGAGAGCGCTTccaacagggaga ccctcacctccctGCCACAGGAAGTCTGTTCTCCTGCCAAGCAGCTCCACCAAAGTCAAGCGGCGCACATCCCTCCCCACCTGGCCCTGAAGATGCAGGGCCGCCACAGCCCGTCCCCCCACAGCTCGCCCTGCGGCAGGAGGCCCCTCCTCGGCTCCCAGCCCTCCGCCCCCGTGCCGGTGTCGGCCCACTACAGCCACACCCCGCCCATCCAGCGCTCCAGCGTCATCCACCTGCGGGAGGTGAACGTCGGCTCTCCCCCGGCCTCCTTCCGCGAGGAGCCGTACCGGCCGATGGTCGGCACCCTGAAGACGTGCGCCACCTACCCGCAGCAGAACCGCTCGCTGTCCTCCCAGAGTTACTCCCCGGCCCGCATGTCCGGCGTCCGCACCGCTATGAATGGCGGCGCCGCCGCCGTCGCTGAGCCGTACAGCATGCCGGGAGAACACAAGTCCCACACCTACACCAACGGCTTCAACGCCGGCGACATCCGAGACTGCCTGGAGTTCGCCGACGCCGACTCGCCTCCCGCCTGGAGCAACGGCACGAGCGGCGGCAACAACGCGGACAAAACCAAAGGGAGGGGCGGCATGTACTGCCTCCAGCAGAGGAGGTGCAGGAGGGAGAACTGCTCCTTCTACGGCCGGCCGGAGACCGAGAACTACTGCTCCTACTGCTACAAGGAGGAGCTGAaatgcagggagagggagggcaaggTGCACAGACCGGCGTAG